One segment of Macrotis lagotis isolate mMagLag1 chromosome 1, bilby.v1.9.chrom.fasta, whole genome shotgun sequence DNA contains the following:
- the RHOB gene encoding rho-related GTP-binding protein RhoB: MAAIRKKLVVVGDGACGKTCLLIVFSKDEFPEVYVPTVFENYVADIEVDGRQVELALWDTAGQEDYDRLRPLSYPDTDVVLLCFSADSPDSLENVPEKWVPEVRHFCPSVPIILVANKKDLRHDEHVRGELARAKQEPVRTEDGRAMALRIQAHDYLECSAKTKEGVREVFETATRAALQKRHGARTGCAGCCKVL; the protein is encoded by the coding sequence ATGGCGGCCATCCGCAAGAAGCTGGTGGTGGTGGGCGACGGCGCCTGCGGCAAGACGTGCCTGCTCATCGTCTTCAGCAAGGACGAGTTCCCCGAGGTCTACGTGCCCACCGTCTTCGAGAACTACGTGGCCGACATCGAGGTGGACGGGCGCCAGGTGGAGCTGGCGCTGTGGGACACGGCCGGCCAGGAGGACTACGACCGGCTGCGGCCGCTCTCCTACCCCGACACCGACGTGGTGCTGCTGTGCTTCTCGGCCGACAGCCCCGACTCGCTGGAGAACGTGCCCGAGAAGTGGGTGCCCGAGGTGCGCCACTTCTGCCCCAGCGTGCCCATCATCCTGGTGGCCAACAAGAAGGACCTGCGCCACGACGAGCACGTGCGCGGCGAGCTGGCGCGCGCCAAGCAGGAGCCGGTGCGCACGGAGGACGGCCGCGCCATGGCGCTGCGCATCCAGGCCCACGACTACCTCGAGTGCTCGGCCAAGACCAAGGAGGGCGTGCGCGAGGTCTTCGAGACGGCCACGCGCGCCGCGCTGCAGAAGCGCCACGGCGCGCGGACGGGCTGCGCCGGCTGCTGCAAGGTGCTCTGA